From a single Methylacidiphilum kamchatkense Kam1 genomic region:
- the pheS gene encoding phenylalanine--tRNA ligase subunit alpha, translated as MDKELEILEKSFSEELEAITTKEAIESLRIKYFGRRGIVSTLLEKIGQLPKESRPIVGKKLNELKSKLLESLHKKEISLSTADSFAQSAFPSPSFADNTLPGRPYLSGTLHPVSIALKKIIEIFQRIGFTIECGPEIESEYNNFDALNIPLGHPARNEQDTFYIKENLSLEDNSPGRLLLRPQTSPVQIRVMKKNQLPIRMIAPGRCYRRDEIDATHSIVFWQVEGLVVDKGISLADLKGTLEYFFRELLGNQLQFRFRPHYFPFTEPSFEVDGAIATQEGEAPRWLELCGCGMVHPKVFLNMGIDPEVYSGFAFGFGIERYLMVVHKVPDLRLFSENDFRFLKNLSPSF; from the coding sequence ATGGATAAAGAATTAGAAATTTTAGAAAAAAGTTTTTCCGAAGAGCTTGAAGCCATCACTACAAAGGAAGCGATCGAGTCCCTGCGGATCAAATATTTTGGACGCAGGGGGATAGTTTCCACTTTACTGGAAAAAATAGGCCAACTACCCAAAGAAAGTAGACCAATAGTAGGCAAAAAACTAAACGAGCTCAAATCGAAACTGCTGGAGAGTCTACACAAAAAGGAAATTTCCTTATCTACTGCTGATTCCTTTGCGCAGTCTGCTTTTCCATCACCATCCTTTGCCGATAATACACTGCCCGGTAGACCCTATCTTTCTGGCACACTGCATCCGGTTTCTATTGCTCTAAAAAAAATTATCGAGATTTTCCAAAGAATCGGCTTTACAATCGAATGTGGCCCCGAAATTGAAAGCGAATACAACAATTTTGATGCATTAAATATTCCTTTAGGGCATCCTGCTCGGAATGAACAAGATACCTTTTATATCAAAGAAAACCTAAGCCTTGAAGACAATTCTCCTGGTAGACTCCTCCTCCGACCTCAAACTTCTCCAGTCCAGATACGGGTCATGAAAAAAAACCAACTGCCTATCCGCATGATTGCTCCTGGAAGATGTTACAGACGAGACGAAATCGATGCCACCCATTCGATCGTTTTCTGGCAGGTCGAAGGGTTAGTGGTTGATAAAGGAATTAGTCTTGCCGATCTCAAAGGAACCCTCGAATATTTTTTTAGAGAGCTTTTAGGAAATCAGTTGCAATTTCGATTTAGGCCTCACTATTTTCCATTTACTGAACCAAGTTTCGAAGTAGATGGGGCCATTGCTACGCAGGAGGGAGAAGCACCCAGATGGCTTGAGCTATGTGGTTGTGGGATGGTCCATCCAAAAGTATTTTTAAATATGGGAATAGATCCAGAAGTATATTCTGGATTTGCTTTTGGCTTCGGCATTGAAAGATACTTGATGGTTGTCCATAAGGTGCCGGATCTGAGATTGTTCTCCGAAAATGATTTTCGGTTTTTAAAGAATTTAAGTCCTTCCTTTTAA
- a CDS encoding universal stress protein, producing MYKTILLALENNEKDFPIIAHVKELAFFLKAKVYLLHVMAGFAFPFPGYESWTVVSNETVENSMAKEMAINKEKLMAVAKLFQEKGIDTEIIIQYGDAASHIAEVSIEKKVDLIVMGSHCHGLVGSIFWGSTAIPVRKKAKAPILLIRSTSEES from the coding sequence ATGTACAAAACGATCCTTTTAGCCCTGGAAAATAATGAAAAAGATTTCCCAATCATTGCTCATGTAAAAGAGCTTGCTTTTTTTCTCAAAGCCAAAGTCTATCTTCTCCATGTCATGGCGGGTTTTGCCTTCCCATTTCCTGGATATGAATCATGGACGGTGGTTTCTAACGAAACGGTCGAAAACAGTATGGCTAAAGAAATGGCCATCAATAAAGAAAAATTAATGGCAGTAGCCAAGCTTTTCCAAGAAAAAGGCATCGATACCGAAATCATCATCCAATATGGAGATGCCGCAAGTCATATTGCTGAGGTCTCCATAGAAAAAAAAGTCGATTTGATAGTTATGGGAAGCCATTGCCATGGCTTAGTAGGATCAATTTTTTGGGGCTCTACAGCCATTCCTGTAAGGAAGAAAGCAAAAGCTCCTATTTTATTGATTCGCTCGACTTCAGAAGAATCCTAA
- the lepA gene encoding translation elongation factor 4 codes for MEKIPRERIRNFCIIAHVDHGKTTLSDRLLQITGTVVESKLQNQMLDSMDLERERGITIKAHPVTMTYFYPKDKQYYQLNLIDTPGHVDFSYEVSRSLSACEGALLVIDATQGIQAQTVSNVFLAEKHNLVLIPVINKIDLPTANPELVKKQLEEILAIPADTAILASGKEGIGIDEILQAIIRHIPPPQAFPDQILRALIFDSVYDPFKGVILYVRMFSGKIKKGEKILLLSTKKSYEVKEVGIFNPKMVPEEELYEGNSGYVIANIKDPSEIKIGDTITWETGGTTSPLPGFQEIVPMVFSGIYPLNSSEFEKLKNAIQKLQINDPAITISQESSVALGSGFRCGFLGLLHMEIVQERLRREYGVDILTTYPSVVYKVYLRSGEILEVDNPSKLPDPSTIEHIAEPLVKAYLIVPSENIGELMQLISEKRGSCETTETLDQNMVILHCLFPLNEILVDFNDKLKSITHGYGSMDYKPAGYRISDLVKLDILVNGEPIEALSCIVHASKAESRGRAIIQKLKERIPRHLFKIALQAAIGSKIIAREDIGAIGKNVTAKCYGGDITRKRKLLEKQKEGKKRMKTFGKVDIPQEAFLEILKTDVKQS; via the coding sequence ATGGAAAAAATCCCAAGAGAAAGAATTAGAAATTTCTGCATTATCGCCCATGTAGACCATGGGAAGACGACGCTTTCGGATAGGCTTCTGCAGATTACGGGAACCGTTGTTGAAAGCAAGCTACAAAATCAGATGCTTGATTCCATGGACCTAGAAAGAGAAAGAGGCATCACCATTAAAGCCCATCCCGTAACCATGACCTATTTCTATCCCAAAGACAAGCAATACTATCAACTCAATCTCATCGATACCCCTGGACACGTCGATTTTTCCTATGAAGTTTCTCGCAGCCTTTCGGCCTGTGAAGGAGCCCTTTTAGTCATCGATGCGACACAAGGAATTCAGGCTCAAACGGTTTCTAATGTTTTCTTAGCAGAAAAACATAACCTTGTTCTTATCCCCGTCATTAATAAGATCGATCTGCCAACGGCAAATCCTGAGCTTGTAAAAAAGCAACTAGAAGAAATTCTTGCTATTCCAGCTGATACAGCCATCCTTGCAAGTGGGAAAGAAGGCATTGGTATTGATGAAATTCTCCAAGCGATCATTCGCCATATTCCTCCTCCACAAGCTTTCCCCGACCAAATTCTCAGAGCCTTAATTTTTGACTCCGTTTATGACCCTTTTAAAGGAGTCATTCTCTATGTTCGCATGTTTTCTGGAAAAATTAAAAAAGGAGAGAAAATTCTCCTTTTATCGACAAAGAAGTCTTATGAAGTAAAAGAAGTAGGCATTTTCAACCCCAAAATGGTGCCCGAAGAAGAATTATATGAAGGCAATTCTGGCTACGTTATTGCAAATATTAAAGATCCCTCCGAAATTAAAATCGGCGATACGATAACTTGGGAAACTGGTGGAACTACCTCTCCATTGCCTGGCTTCCAGGAAATTGTACCTATGGTTTTCAGCGGAATCTATCCGCTAAACTCCTCTGAGTTTGAAAAACTTAAGAATGCAATTCAAAAACTGCAAATTAATGACCCAGCAATTACTATCAGTCAAGAAAGTTCGGTCGCCCTGGGTTCGGGATTCCGTTGTGGATTCTTAGGACTTCTTCACATGGAGATAGTCCAAGAAAGACTAAGAAGAGAATATGGGGTGGACATACTGACCACTTATCCTAGTGTTGTGTATAAAGTCTATTTGCGTTCCGGAGAAATCCTGGAAGTGGATAATCCTTCCAAACTCCCTGATCCTTCAACCATAGAGCACATCGCAGAGCCCTTAGTAAAGGCTTATTTAATTGTTCCTTCTGAAAATATCGGGGAGCTGATGCAGCTTATTTCTGAAAAAAGAGGCAGTTGTGAGACTACAGAAACCCTCGATCAAAATATGGTGATCCTCCACTGCCTCTTCCCATTAAACGAAATTCTTGTGGATTTCAATGATAAGCTAAAATCAATCACCCACGGCTACGGGTCAATGGATTATAAACCAGCAGGTTACCGGATCAGTGATTTGGTAAAACTTGATATTTTAGTCAATGGGGAACCGATTGAAGCTTTAAGCTGCATCGTCCATGCATCCAAAGCGGAGTCCCGAGGCAGAGCGATCATTCAGAAACTGAAGGAACGCATTCCACGACATCTCTTTAAGATTGCCCTTCAAGCTGCCATAGGAAGCAAAATTATCGCTAGAGAAGATATAGGAGCTATTGGAAAAAATGTAACGGCTAAATGTTATGGGGGAGATATTACACGAAAAAGAAAACTGTTAGAAAAACAAAAAGAAGGCAAAAAAAGGATGAAGACATTTGGTAAAGTTGATATTCCTCAAGAAGCCTTTCTGGAAATCCTTAAAACAGACGTAAAACAATCATGA
- a CDS encoding cytochrome c biogenesis protein ResB, whose protein sequence is MRLFSSLSELERKKLIEERKKSSLYWKIIHLLGSLRLAIVLLLSIALGCAIATIVESRLDTQVAQFYIYKSPWFFGWLIILCINLFAVTLTRIPWKKRHIGFIVTHYGIIILLIGALIGLQKGFEGFITLEAGGIPKNRLTSKETVLLVQNPILKEIEEYRFPAELWRPSSKAPRSIDIPGTGLKFYTDDYAKELFLSENLSPQQNSGSPGVLIELKSKMANQKFTYVLLKNDPSRWYEDFFGMARIEMKEPSDSDGETFHESAVLFANAPDQSVIHAHEGVNSTYKYFLLWDNPSPSNRSLYVVAISQDGEKRAWPLNEIMQKVVDLPGEGKMEVAEYWPNFSIKEGKPTSLSGEPLNPAILVHVYWQQNRTQKLVFRIWDSPNGTINYQLLRNGKSYQEGQMAIGKTFLLGWADWSATLLRYEPSATITSEIQKQRLSQANIAQVLPPGIHGWIEDKQTKEKSQALWILSGYPQSFVLNNIPLQISFGFKVISLPFFVSLEKFEVPRNEGSDAPSDFISTLKFEDPKTKKIVIGKAHMNYPASYPGGFWRSVLGLNYKFSQSSWNPQDLNESTLQVLYDPGWPFKWIGSLMICIGILTMFFISPKPPVVLDKEESAGAKTDEKAACSTLNSRSLS, encoded by the coding sequence GTGAGATTATTTAGTAGTTTATCAGAACTCGAACGGAAAAAGCTAATAGAGGAAAGGAAAAAGAGTTCGTTATATTGGAAAATTATCCATCTGTTAGGCTCTCTTCGGTTAGCGATTGTTCTTCTTTTATCGATCGCTTTAGGCTGTGCAATAGCAACAATTGTAGAATCTAGGTTAGATACTCAGGTTGCTCAGTTTTATATCTACAAATCTCCCTGGTTTTTTGGCTGGCTTATTATACTTTGCATCAATCTTTTTGCGGTGACATTGACCCGGATTCCATGGAAAAAAAGACATATTGGCTTTATTGTCACCCACTATGGGATTATCATTCTTTTGATCGGTGCTTTGATTGGACTGCAAAAAGGCTTTGAGGGATTTATAACTTTGGAAGCTGGTGGGATACCAAAAAACAGATTAACATCTAAAGAGACGGTCCTTTTAGTGCAAAATCCCATCCTGAAGGAAATCGAAGAATATAGATTTCCTGCAGAACTCTGGAGACCTTCATCCAAGGCTCCACGATCCATTGACATTCCTGGAACAGGACTGAAGTTTTATACCGATGATTATGCCAAAGAACTATTTCTAAGTGAAAATTTATCTCCTCAACAAAATTCTGGAAGCCCAGGTGTCCTTATTGAGTTGAAAAGCAAAATGGCCAACCAAAAGTTCACCTATGTGCTATTGAAGAACGATCCTTCTAGGTGGTATGAAGATTTTTTTGGAATGGCAAGAATTGAAATGAAAGAGCCATCCGACTCGGATGGAGAGACTTTCCACGAATCGGCAGTCCTTTTTGCCAATGCCCCCGATCAATCTGTCATCCATGCTCATGAAGGGGTCAATTCAACTTACAAGTATTTTCTTCTGTGGGATAACCCTTCTCCATCGAATAGATCGCTTTATGTTGTGGCTATCAGCCAGGATGGAGAAAAAAGGGCTTGGCCATTGAATGAAATCATGCAGAAGGTGGTCGATCTTCCAGGAGAGGGAAAAATGGAAGTGGCTGAGTATTGGCCAAATTTTTCGATAAAAGAGGGGAAACCCACCTCTTTATCTGGAGAACCTCTTAATCCAGCCATCCTTGTGCATGTGTACTGGCAACAGAATCGCACCCAAAAATTGGTTTTTAGGATATGGGATTCTCCTAATGGAACGATCAATTACCAGCTGCTTCGAAATGGAAAATCCTATCAGGAAGGACAAATGGCTATTGGCAAAACCTTCCTTTTAGGATGGGCAGACTGGTCAGCCACCCTACTGCGCTATGAACCTTCGGCCACTATCACCAGTGAAATTCAAAAGCAAAGACTTTCTCAAGCCAATATCGCTCAGGTCCTTCCTCCGGGAATCCATGGTTGGATAGAAGACAAACAAACTAAGGAAAAATCCCAAGCCCTTTGGATCCTCTCGGGATATCCACAAAGTTTTGTACTAAACAATATTCCCTTACAAATTAGTTTTGGTTTTAAGGTAATCTCCTTGCCATTTTTTGTATCCCTGGAAAAATTTGAAGTTCCAAGAAATGAAGGTTCTGACGCTCCTTCAGATTTTATCAGCACCCTTAAGTTTGAAGATCCAAAAACTAAAAAAATTGTCATTGGAAAGGCTCACATGAATTATCCCGCTTCCTATCCTGGAGGATTTTGGAGATCAGTCTTAGGGCTTAACTACAAGTTTTCTCAATCCTCGTGGAACCCACAAGATTTGAACGAAAGCACTTTACAGGTTCTTTATGATCCTGGCTGGCCTTTCAAGTGGATAGGCTCTCTTATGATCTGCATTGGTATTTTAACCATGTTTTTTATTAGTCCAAAACCTCCTGTCGTTCTAGATAAAGAAGAGAGTGCGGGAGCAAAAACCGACGAAAAGGCGGCTTGTTCAACGCTTAACTCCCGTTCCCTCTCTTAG
- a CDS encoding aldo/keto reductase: MDYIQIPAIAEKVSRIALGTWVMGGWMWGGIDEKEAIQAIIKAVEGGINIIDTAPIYGFGKAEEIVGKALRLLGKSKPIVIATKFGLEWNQRGEIRRNSSPTRIKQEIEDSLRRLGLSVIDIYQVHWPDSKVPFEQTAECLWKLKEQGKIRAIGVSNFSPRQMELFKKAAPIHTNQPPYNLFEREIEKELLPYCIKERIATLTYGVLCRGLLTGKFRPESTFPDGDLRKIDPKFQGENFLRYLQAVEKFRPIATRYGKSLAQFAACWALMQPGVSVVLWGARRPSQIEEAFGATGWSLTQEDLRLIDKILTETIPQPIGPEFMAPIEG; this comes from the coding sequence ATGGATTACATTCAAATTCCTGCTATAGCCGAAAAAGTCTCCCGAATCGCTCTTGGCACCTGGGTAATGGGTGGATGGATGTGGGGAGGAATCGATGAAAAAGAAGCTATCCAAGCAATAATCAAAGCTGTTGAGGGGGGAATCAACATCATTGATACCGCTCCCATTTATGGTTTTGGAAAAGCAGAAGAAATAGTTGGCAAAGCCCTTCGACTCTTAGGAAAATCCAAACCTATTGTCATCGCTACTAAATTTGGTCTTGAATGGAATCAGCGTGGGGAAATTAGAAGAAATTCTTCTCCTACTAGAATCAAACAGGAAATCGAGGATAGTCTAAGGCGCCTTGGTCTTTCCGTCATCGATATCTATCAAGTCCACTGGCCAGACTCCAAGGTGCCTTTTGAACAAACAGCAGAGTGTCTTTGGAAATTAAAGGAACAAGGGAAAATTCGGGCTATAGGGGTCAGTAATTTTTCACCGAGGCAAATGGAACTTTTCAAAAAGGCCGCTCCCATTCATACGAATCAACCGCCCTATAATCTGTTCGAAAGAGAAATTGAAAAAGAACTTTTACCTTATTGTATTAAAGAGAGGATCGCAACCCTGACCTATGGCGTACTCTGCAGGGGATTGTTAACAGGAAAATTTCGGCCTGAATCCACTTTCCCCGATGGGGATCTGAGAAAAATAGATCCAAAGTTTCAAGGCGAGAATTTTCTTCGGTATCTTCAAGCTGTGGAAAAATTTAGACCAATTGCTACCCGCTACGGGAAATCTTTGGCACAATTTGCTGCTTGCTGGGCTCTGATGCAGCCTGGAGTGTCTGTTGTGCTTTGGGGAGCCAGACGTCCAAGCCAGATAGAGGAAGCCTTTGGCGCTACAGGCTGGAGTTTAACTCAAGAAGACCTTCGATTGATTGATAAGATCCTTACCGAAACCATCCCTCAACCTATAGGTCCTGAATTTATGGCTCCTATAGAAGGCTAA
- the lepB gene encoding signal peptidase I: MNFLLLNKKEAQAKKNRKLALQFLKDFRRKFNYRKDLLNESQIKQVQDYFQRFQSVIHAHKNSNLEALVEEGEKLFHLLFPESKWAGWKENIEVLFVALVVALAIRAYFLQPFKIPTDSMKPTLYGIQVIERNEKPPNFIQRLVDFILLGKSYHSLSLKKGGTLEKIEGGKFLFFEYSKLTFDSGEQSYLWTNPHLLEYKLGVRPGLSFEPKNHVLNFEVDTGDQVLVNKLIYHFRPPKRGEVIVFKTTGIEGIEANLRLQGIEGSQYYIKRCVGIWGDTLQIRPPFLLINGSATPPNQMMAKIESQKDGYQGYVILPNQQYLVDPTETYTVPPLCLWAMGDNSPDSLDSRFWGPVPMQNLVGTGFIVYWPFNKRWGIIH, encoded by the coding sequence ATGAATTTCCTACTTCTTAACAAGAAAGAGGCACAAGCCAAAAAAAATAGAAAATTGGCTTTACAATTTTTAAAAGACTTTCGAAGAAAGTTTAATTATCGCAAAGACTTACTTAACGAAAGTCAAATCAAACAAGTTCAAGATTATTTCCAAAGGTTTCAATCTGTCATTCATGCTCACAAGAATAGTAATCTAGAGGCACTCGTGGAGGAAGGAGAAAAATTATTTCATCTTCTTTTTCCTGAATCAAAGTGGGCTGGATGGAAAGAAAACATCGAAGTGCTTTTCGTAGCGCTAGTGGTCGCTTTAGCTATCCGGGCTTATTTTTTGCAACCTTTTAAAATTCCTACAGACTCCATGAAACCGACGCTGTACGGAATCCAGGTTATCGAAAGAAACGAAAAACCTCCAAATTTCATCCAAAGGCTTGTGGATTTTATTCTTCTTGGCAAAAGCTACCATAGCCTTTCTTTAAAAAAAGGAGGAACACTCGAAAAAATCGAAGGAGGGAAGTTTTTGTTTTTTGAATACTCTAAACTTACCTTCGATAGTGGAGAACAGTCTTACCTCTGGACTAATCCTCACCTTTTAGAGTATAAGCTTGGCGTTCGTCCTGGTTTGTCCTTCGAGCCCAAAAACCATGTCTTGAATTTTGAAGTAGATACAGGAGATCAAGTCCTCGTCAATAAATTGATCTACCATTTTCGTCCTCCCAAACGGGGAGAGGTTATCGTATTTAAAACAACTGGGATAGAGGGAATTGAGGCTAATCTGCGACTCCAAGGAATCGAAGGCTCTCAATACTATATCAAAAGATGCGTAGGGATCTGGGGCGATACACTCCAAATTCGGCCTCCATTTTTATTGATCAATGGATCCGCGACTCCCCCTAATCAGATGATGGCAAAAATTGAATCGCAAAAAGATGGCTATCAAGGCTATGTCATTTTACCTAATCAACAATATTTAGTCGATCCAACCGAAACCTATACTGTTCCACCACTATGCCTGTGGGCGATGGGGGATAACAGTCCTGATAGTCTCGACAGTAGATTTTGGGGGCCTGTGCCCATGCAAAATCTTGTGGGCACCGGATTTATTGTCTACTGGCCTTTCAATAAAAGATGGGGAATAATCCATTAA